From a single Raphanus sativus cultivar WK10039 chromosome 3, ASM80110v3, whole genome shotgun sequence genomic region:
- the LOC108846439 gene encoding uncharacterized protein LOC108846439, translated as MMSSRRPVSSPGRVAKYRPPFMGFLRSKSNGGSISRSRRRSRSRSRSKGRSRASPLFVRRNKSAVAVVSQEPSSPKVTCMGQVRVKRSKPKIQPRSRENPTRRRCEWIRNASFYCNGFAGKIKPSSFWPKWRSFTFPCSPQETKSDNKLSDSPVNQVNRPATEPPAEEEKFKISTLLASPSSTPPMNAFLLTRSRSAPFSSSSLAFRFWEENNRREAESRNEREQTVRSANTIPGVPSGATGKVNGVNESASNVREEVELGFVRRPELTRSKSAPARIGEKMVCFWMRKKVRQGLGSLSRDSSDNLTNSLVN; from the coding sequence atgatgaGTTCTCGGAGACCCGTTTCGAGCCCGGGTCGGGTCGCGAAATATCGACCGCCTTTCATGGGGTTTCTGAGAAGCAAAAGTAACGGTGGAAGCATAAGCAGAAGTAGGAGGCGAAGCCGAAGCCGAAGCCGAAGCAAAGGAAGGTCACGCGCGAGTCCACTCTTCGTTCGCCGGAATAAATCCGCTGTGGCGGTGGTGAGTCAAGAACCGTCTTCACCGAAAGTTACTTGCATGGGCCAGGTCCGAGTCAAGCGATCGAAGCCCAAAATTCAGCCCCGTTCCCgcgaaaacccgacccgaagacGATGCGAGTGGATCCGAAACGCGTCGTTTTATTGCAACGGTTTCGCGGGGAAAATCAAACCGTCGTCGTTTTGGCCAAAATGGCGATCGTTTACGTTTccgtgttctccgcaggaaacGAAGAGCGATAATAAGCTTTCGGATTCTCCAGTAAACCAAGTGAACCGTCCGGCAACGGAACCACCTGCAGAAGAAGAGAAATTCAAAATCTCTACATTGCTTGCGTCACCGTCTTCCACGCCGCCGATGAACGCATTTTTACTGACGAGGAGCAGATCGGCGCCGTTCAGCTCGTCTTCATTGGCGTTCAGATTCTGGGAAGAAAATAACCGAAGAGAAGCAGAATCACGCAACGAGAGAGAGCAAACGGTTAGATCGGCAAACACTATTCCGGGAGTTCCTTCCGGAGCCACCGGGAAGGTGAACGGGGTTAACGAGTCGGCGAGCAATGTCAGAGAAGAAGTGGAATTAGGGTTTGTGCGGCGGCCGGAGTTGACAAGGAGCAAATCGGCGCCGGCGAGGATCGGGGAGAAGATGGTGTGCTTCTGGATGAGGAAGAAGGTTAGGCAGGGTTTAGGGTCTCTCTCACGTGATTCGTCAGACAATTTGACTAATTCTTTAGTTAATTGA